One part of the Anaerolineales bacterium genome encodes these proteins:
- a CDS encoding glycosyltransferase family 2 protein gives MPTGKPRSTKKTPHISIIVRALNEEKHLGRLLTAIASQSLPNPEVILVDSGSTDRTLAIARRHRAKIVHIKPQDFTFGRSLNLGIRKASGDVMVLASAHVFPEHDDWLRNLVAPFADPQVAMAYGKQRGTDESQFSESQHFRKWFPEHSTPAQPHGFANNANSALRKSVWETIPFDEELTGLEDLAWASTAHAEGYKIAYVAEAGVYHVHNETAAQIMNRHRREAIALRQILPASTFSFVNLLSLFVRNTLSDYAAALRQGQFLRQMINIPRFRFLQYWGTYRGYRDPAQPSSQLKRVFYYPPDALEPRLATSQSARPRDKSA, from the coding sequence ATGCCCACCGGCAAGCCCCGAAGCACAAAAAAAACACCGCACATCTCCATTATCGTCCGCGCTCTAAATGAAGAGAAACACCTTGGCCGCCTGCTAACCGCCATCGCGAGCCAAAGCCTGCCCAACCCTGAAGTCATCCTGGTCGACTCCGGCTCCACTGACCGCACACTGGCCATTGCGCGCCGTCATAGGGCCAAAATTGTGCACATCAAGCCGCAAGACTTCACCTTTGGCCGCTCACTTAACCTGGGCATCCGCAAAGCCAGCGGCGATGTGATGGTGCTTGCCAGCGCCCATGTCTTCCCCGAGCACGATGATTGGCTCAGGAACCTCGTGGCCCCGTTTGCAGACCCCCAGGTGGCCATGGCCTACGGCAAACAGCGCGGCACGGACGAGAGCCAGTTTTCGGAAAGCCAGCACTTCCGCAAGTGGTTTCCTGAGCACTCCACTCCGGCCCAGCCGCACGGCTTTGCCAATAACGCCAACTCGGCGCTGCGCAAGAGCGTCTGGGAGACCATACCCTTTGATGAAGAATTGACCGGGTTGGAAGACTTGGCATGGGCCAGTACGGCCCATGCTGAGGGCTACAAAATTGCCTACGTGGCCGAGGCCGGCGTGTACCATGTACATAATGAGACCGCAGCCCAGATCATGAACCGTCACCGTCGTGAAGCCATAGCCCTGCGGCAGATCTTGCCCGCCAGCACTTTCAGCTTTGTCAATTTGCTAAGCCTTTTCGTGCGAAACACACTGTCAGACTATGCCGCCGCATTGCGCCAGGGGCAGTTTTTACGCCAGATGATCAACATCCCGCGCTTTCGTTTTCTGCAATACTGGGGCACCTACCGCGGCTACCGTGACCCCGCCCAGCCCAGCAGCCAACTCAAGCGTGTCTTCTACTACCCGCCGGATGCACTGGAGCCGCGCCTTGCGACGTCACAAAGCGCGCGCCCGCGGGATAAATCAGCCTAG
- a CDS encoding AAC(3) family N-acetyltransferase, which yields MALPALTRQQLDGVLQALGIQAGDGLLIHSAVQFLGKPEGGLVTYLEALQGAIGQHGTLVVPTFSFEFAKTGQYDPATTPSQGMGVFSEFVRQQPGAYRTLHPMQSVAALGALAGDLAQRDTPSAFDDGSTFDRMLQADFKLLLLGADIQAASMVHYSEQRAPVPYRYWKEFPGKIKIDGAWQPRSYRMFVRDMDIDPHLRLAPIEQALRANGDWRTQTLNHGSLSVCRLQDFVTATDALLRVDPWALVSNRPETAH from the coding sequence ATGGCGCTACCAGCCCTCACTCGCCAACAATTGGATGGTGTTCTCCAAGCCCTCGGCATCCAGGCCGGCGATGGCCTGCTCATTCACTCTGCCGTGCAGTTCCTCGGCAAGCCGGAAGGCGGCCTTGTTACTTATCTTGAGGCGTTGCAAGGCGCAATTGGCCAGCATGGCACTCTGGTAGTGCCAACCTTCTCCTTCGAGTTTGCCAAGACCGGCCAATACGACCCGGCCACCACACCCTCACAGGGCATGGGGGTCTTCTCAGAATTTGTGCGCCAGCAGCCCGGAGCGTACCGTACGCTCCACCCCATGCAGTCCGTCGCCGCGCTGGGAGCGCTGGCCGGCGACTTGGCCCAGCGCGATACTCCCTCCGCTTTTGATGATGGCTCGACGTTTGACCGCATGCTGCAGGCAGATTTCAAGCTTTTGCTGTTAGGCGCAGATATTCAAGCCGCCTCCATGGTGCACTATAGTGAGCAGCGCGCACCTGTCCCTTATCGCTACTGGAAGGAATTCCCCGGCAAGATCAAAATCGATGGCGCTTGGCAGCCGCGCAGCTACCGCATGTTCGTGCGTGATATGGATATTGATCCCCACTTGCGTCTGGCGCCTATTGAGCAAGCGCTGCGCGCCAATGGTGATTGGCGTACGCAAACTCTCAATCACGGCAGCCTCTCAGTCTGCCGCTTGCAGGATTTTGTGACTGCTACGGATGCCTTGCTGCGGGTAGACCCTTGGGCCTTGGTCAGCAACCGCCCGGAGACAGCCCACTAA
- a CDS encoding acyl carrier protein gives MRLRSVFIDVFKAAPEDITPDLQFGELPAWDSMGHMDLMVGLETAFGIEITAETISTLISVPAILAHIQSKHG, from the coding sequence TTGAGGCTTCGATCTGTATTTATTGATGTCTTCAAGGCTGCGCCCGAAGACATCACCCCTGATCTGCAATTTGGCGAGTTACCCGCCTGGGATTCAATGGGGCATATGGACCTCATGGTTGGGCTGGAAACCGCCTTCGGGATTGAAATTACTGCCGAAACCATCAGCACCCTCATTAGTGTGCCGGCCATCCTGGCCCATATTCAGAGCAAGCATGGCTGA
- a CDS encoding GNAT family N-acetyltransferase, which yields MGVTIRAGGVEDLPGAAALWKQLDAYHRSLGLAFPEVENAPQKWAESFQRTLGRFSFLWLAEQDGQALGFLMARVKQSPAYLGGQQVGEISDLYVKEAARGGGLAAQLAQTAMQKFTELGVHSVEVQVQAGNEAGLAFWRKQGFALDLTLVRKVL from the coding sequence ATGGGGGTAACTATCCGCGCTGGGGGTGTGGAAGATCTGCCCGGCGCGGCTGCGCTCTGGAAGCAACTGGATGCGTATCATCGCAGTCTTGGCCTGGCTTTTCCTGAAGTAGAGAATGCCCCACAAAAATGGGCCGAGAGCTTTCAGCGCACTCTCGGGCGTTTTAGCTTTCTGTGGCTGGCTGAACAAGATGGGCAGGCGCTGGGTTTTTTGATGGCGCGGGTGAAACAAAGCCCGGCTTATCTGGGCGGTCAGCAAGTTGGCGAGATCAGTGACCTGTACGTAAAAGAGGCAGCCCGCGGCGGCGGGCTGGCTGCTCAACTGGCCCAAACTGCCATGCAGAAGTTTACTGAGCTGGGCGTGCATTCCGTCGAAGTGCAGGTGCAGGCTGGCAATGAAGCTGGCCTGGCTTTCTGGCGCAAGCAAGGCTTTGCGCTGGATCTTACGCTGGTGCGCAAGGTGCTCTGA
- a CDS encoding DUF4910 domain-containing protein, whose amino-acid sequence MASMMQLIEELWFLKRDLISDDYDRALHRLAQEVPMTIHEVPSGTKVWSWTVPEKWTCHEAYLETLQGHRLLDYADHPLHVVSYSLPFEGEVSREELLAHLNVHPAHPDAIPYVFKYYQRDWGLCASQNLRDSLTDERYRVVIRSEFTLGTLKIGEVYIPGQRPENFVLAAHLDHPAMVNDDLTGVVVGVEVARRLLAAAAAGHAPYYGVRLLLFPETQGSIAYLSQHESEIPNMLGGLFLEMLGNDAPHALQQSFQPFSAADRALVNALAGAEPGAYVGGFRTVIDNDERQFNAPGVRVPMLSLSRVVDPHLPGSRFAPYPEYHSSLDTPAIVSQERLKQSVELVLKLIDAFMHNRYVVNHFKGEVFASGYGLWVDYKSDAAGHKRRFEIMDRCDGTRRVADIADELHLSFQEVWQVIALLVEKGLVSLSNVPQPTDPHHAPPQ is encoded by the coding sequence ATGGCCAGCATGATGCAACTCATCGAGGAGTTGTGGTTCCTGAAGCGTGACCTGATCTCGGATGACTACGATCGAGCCTTGCATCGCCTGGCGCAAGAAGTGCCCATGACGATCCATGAAGTGCCCAGTGGCACGAAAGTGTGGAGCTGGACTGTGCCAGAGAAGTGGACCTGTCACGAGGCCTATCTCGAAACACTGCAAGGTCATCGCTTACTTGACTATGCTGACCATCCTCTGCATGTCGTCTCGTATTCGCTACCGTTCGAAGGTGAGGTCAGCCGCGAAGAGCTATTGGCGCACCTGAATGTACATCCAGCCCACCCAGACGCCATTCCCTACGTCTTTAAGTATTACCAGCGTGATTGGGGTTTATGCGCCAGCCAAAACCTACGCGATTCGCTCACTGATGAGCGTTATCGCGTTGTAATTCGCTCTGAATTCACGCTCGGCACGCTGAAAATTGGCGAAGTCTATATCCCCGGCCAGCGCCCGGAGAACTTCGTGCTCGCTGCCCACTTGGACCATCCCGCCATGGTGAATGATGACCTCACGGGCGTGGTGGTCGGTGTGGAAGTGGCCCGTCGTCTGTTGGCGGCGGCCGCTGCCGGGCATGCGCCGTACTACGGCGTACGCCTGCTGCTGTTCCCTGAAACCCAGGGTTCGATCGCCTACCTCAGCCAGCACGAGAGCGAGATTCCGAATATGCTCGGGGGCCTCTTTCTCGAGATGCTGGGCAATGATGCACCCCACGCTCTACAGCAATCCTTCCAGCCCTTCAGCGCCGCTGACCGCGCCCTCGTGAATGCGTTGGCGGGCGCCGAGCCCGGCGCTTATGTGGGCGGCTTCCGAACCGTCATTGATAACGACGAGCGCCAGTTCAACGCCCCCGGTGTGCGCGTGCCCATGCTTTCGCTCTCGCGGGTGGTGGATCCGCATCTGCCCGGCTCGCGCTTTGCCCCTTACCCTGAGTACCACTCCAGCCTGGATACGCCTGCCATCGTCTCGCAGGAGCGGTTGAAACAGTCAGTAGAGCTGGTGCTTAAGCTTATTGATGCATTTATGCACAACCGCTACGTGGTCAACCACTTTAAGGGCGAAGTCTTCGCCTCCGGCTACGGCCTCTGGGTGGATTACAAGAGCGATGCCGCCGGGCACAAACGCCGCTTTGAGATCATGGATCGCTGTGACGGCACGCGCCGTGTGGCCGATATTGCTGATGAGCTGCACCTCAGCTTTCAGGAGGTCTGGCAGGTGATTGCCCTATTGGTTGAAAAAGGGCTGGTATCGCTTAGCAACGTACCCCAACCTACCGATCCCCACCACGCGCCGCCGCAGTAG